The following coding sequences are from one Eucalyptus grandis isolate ANBG69807.140 chromosome 11, ASM1654582v1, whole genome shotgun sequence window:
- the LOC120289979 gene encoding DNA oxidative demethylase ALKBH2-like, with protein sequence MNSDAQTDGERRPGTVDVEPFGVRPDRERAEGKSFDLGHGSEVFHVPRFFPAEQSWAWFDYLNKHVPWSRPTLRIFGRNLVQPRDSCYVAAEGLPAISYNGHSPRAYSWDDFPPLKDILDAVRMPLSLSIKLFLEVDSIAWSKPIRR encoded by the exons ATGAACAGCGATGCGCAAACTGACGGCGAACGCCGACCCGGCACCGTCGACGTCGAGCCCTTCGGAGTTCGACCCGACCGAGAGCGTGCGGAAGGGAAAAGCTTCGATCTTGGGCATGGGAGCGAGGTCTTCCACGTGCCCCGCTTCTTCCCGGCGGAGCAGTCGTGGGCATGGTTCGATTACCTCAACAAGCACGTCCCTTGGTCCCGACCCACTCTCCGCATCTTCGGTCGCAATCTCGTCCAG CCCAGAGATTCGTGTTATGTAGCGGCGGAAGGATTGCCGGCGATTAGCTATAACGGGCACTCGCCTCGTGCTTATTCTTGGGACGATTTCCCTCCACTCAAGGACATCTTGGATGCAGTAAGGATGCCTTTGAGCTT GTCCATAAAGCTCTTCCTGGAAGTAGATTCAATAGCTTGGTCTAAACCGATACGACGGTAA